A stretch of DNA from Diadema setosum chromosome 10, eeDiaSeto1, whole genome shotgun sequence:
tgccgaaatttcgaagctaaatgatcaaaggaaaggcaagaaaataacatttttcttggccatgattttccgactttcaacggaacagaaacgtgtccgaagatttggatttagcgccgcagctagaccccgccctagcaatgagggagtgatctcattggtcagtgcgttgcatcctggttactgattggtcgtgcgtagaccgctggcgctaagcttgaatgaacatcgtggaggttgctaggagcgtaccttctattgtcaaaggtgaaaactgtcttgcttccccttgatcatgatagcgtcggaaggaaatcTTTGCAGGaagttttctcgaaacgctgatttcttaaaccactcgacatgcgctaataaaatcatcgatatatCCGCAACCGAGTAATTTCATGAGTCATGTATTATATGACATTAAAGTGGAATACTAAGggaaaaatgtcatgtcattttcagaaaattgtcctcccccgactttcggatccttttgttgcagcgggtcacatttttatgatattctaACAAATCTGTATCCGATTTCAGTGTAATTCATTACCataattgcaatgaacaaataTCTAATTCCAAATACaatgtgtaaaatgaaacatCAGCATCGTACCaaagtaacaaaaataatcacacAGCATAGTGTTGAATCAGCgcattttattacatttttgtgaACAGCCTCAGTCATAATAAATATACTTCTTTAATATCTTGGTACTGTGTCATTAGTCATTGTAATGGctgtttaaaaataaaattaatcTTAGGTAAGTTGAATTTACCATTAATCACCAAAACGAGCACGctaaagatacatgtaaatgtaatcTACACAACTCTTCAATTTTCAGATATTGTATTGGTGCAATTGATAGTTGTATGTACAGCCTCTGCACTTTTTTCCAGTCATATCCTAGCCCGGTGTCAACCGTGATCATAATGATTGCAGTGAACAACTGATTAGTCCCAGATGAATTGAAGCAAACAGCATTTCtacagaaacaaacacattGAGAGTATGCAATTGATACACTTTAATCCCTCACTAGATCATATAATTCCTCATATAttgaatcataattataataattcaaATAACCTTTTTAACTTACACGACTCTTCAATTTTAAGATATTGTATTTGTGCAATTGATAGTTGTATGTACAGCCTCTGCAATTTTTTCCAGTCATATCCTAGCACAATGTCAACAGTGATCACAATGATTGCTATGAACAACTGTTTAGTCCCAAATGAATTGAAGCAAACAGCATTTCTACCGAAACAAAGACATTGATAGTATGCAATTGATACACTTTAATCCCTCAATAGATCCTATATGGATTCATAATTCAAATTACCTTTGTGTCATATATGATACCTCTCATCTTATACCAAAATTGTAACATGCAGATCACTAACGGAGTTTGTTATTGATTGGAGGGAAACGGCAAATTACTTTTCCTATTTAATGTAGGGCAACCAGGAAACATTTACCAATTGGCAAATTTATGGGAAGGAGGGATCCTTTAATTTTACCATTGTAATTGCAACAGATAACTGAAATAAGCAGTATATTACATAATCAGGCCAGACATGGCCTCTAAGCTCTATCAACCAGAGGGTTCAACCATACATCACTCAGAGATCACAAGGCATTACAGAAGCAGGTGTTCCCTTTGTAGTTAGTATCAGTGTATGAGCAGACAGTCACAGTGTATGGGAATTTTGTTCCAAGTTCTGGCCAAACATAGTCATCTATTAAAGTCTACCTCTCTCAACTGTGAGTGTATTGTTTTCTATGTGATATGTACTCATAGCAGGTCACTTCAAATATGTTCACTGATGTTACAAATGTGACATAAACATACAAGTTACTGACTGTTGACATATTATATTACATGCAGGTGGAGGAAGCCTTGAAATAAAACCCTTGATGGAGGCGGTACTTGAAGTGTTGGCCAAGGAGACTGTTGTAGGTGTAATGGGACAGGAGACTGAAGCGGGGTTCAGTTCATCTCAGGTTGGGAAAGTGTTTCATGGCCATTTATCATGTTTTTTAATGAGcatttgaatttttatttttcaatttcacaaaaataaagtttcCAACAAAACATTCCAACTCctgtcattttttattcaagaaGTAGGCCTTTCTGTTCAAGTTTGGATTGTAGGATTATAACATTGTAAAAGGAATTACATTTTGATCAAAAAACTTGAATACTGAATTACTTTAATGcatcactttttcttttaaaggttAATTTCTGTTTCAAGTTATAAGTCATAAAATTGAGAGTTAATAAGGAAAGATACATGAGGTAAATCGCAATAGACAATCTTTTAATGGATAATTGTTTAAAAATAGTCCTCTTCAATAGATAACATGAGCTATTACCAATTTGATTCTGTTTACTGTTTGTCCCTTTAATAGAGCACCAACGAAAGTGGAACCGACACTGCCTCAAACCTTTTGAAGCAGTTGCTTGAAGGGGCTGCATCCTCCCCAGTGCTCCCAACGATTTCAACTCCAGTGCAACCACCCACTCCCATCATTCCAGATCGTCCAGCTTCTCTTCCCCCTACATCTGATCCCCCTGCTACCCACCCGACAGCATCTCGTCCTCCTGCAACTTGCCTCTCTGAATTTCCTGTCCCTACGCCACATCCCCCTACGGTCCATCCACCTGCTAGTCAGCAGCTCGTTGAATTGGAAAGAGAGCGACTGATCATTTTGCGGCAGCAAAATTCTCACCTTGAAAGAATCGCAAACTCCCTTGATGTCATTGCTGCCGCAATGTCAGCACCTAACCTGTGTTAATTCTCTAATGTACTTTGTTATAACatgaatgtatacatgtgttgAGGTGGGACTGCAATTTGACATATCTTCTGTGAGATGAtgacaaacctgttatgaattatggaaccaaaaaaaaaatgacattttaaaaagaatttacattttattggatgtaaattggttttgaaatggcttagatatccagaaacaaagaaatcctagTAACAGTTTTATTCTCATAATAGGACCATTTActtcattatttgtttggatATCTGTGCCACTTACAGGACAAGTTAActttcatgcatacatgtggatttagtgaatgcaAGAATAAAAAGGAGATCATATCATgagagtttggggaaaatcagacaatccgttacAAATTTACAGATTTTTATGGTTTCTGCACactcactgctgaatgagaagactactacagtatgtgatgtcacatgcaaacaatgacaaaaagaaaatataaaaagaatttcactctttttgaaaaaagttgACATTTCCTCGACTCATCATTGACGTAAGTTAAGGGTAATTTTACTCCatcttgccttctgaaagaggaaagtcaagtgttcttgactatgcgagaaaagtgtgaatatcttgaattttcttcttatttttctttaaattgttatacacaaatgacatcaaaagctgtactagtcttctcatctagcagtgaataagcagaaacttcaaaaattgataacttttaaaaggattttctgatttccctcaaactcttgctgatgtaTTCTTCTATtgcatattgctgcattcactcaatccacacctctatgaaggtgaacttNNNNNNNNNNNNNNNNNNNNNNNNNNNNNNNNNNNNNNNNNNNNNNNNNNNNNNNNNNNNNNNNNNNNNNNNNNNNNNNNNNNNNNNNNNNNNNNNNNNNGTCTTAGAGGCCTGATCTGATCCTTTTCGTTCCTCAGAAACCCtttgcatactcttcactttcaactctccaaataacttttgaagggatgatGCTATTGCTGTGGAAATTAGTATTAGTCATGAGTAGAATATGCTGATAAGAGTGTGTAAAATTTCTGCTTCATCTGATAAGTTCTTCACTGTTGTTGCTATAGAGGTTAACATCCTGCTTTTGtgtggttggttggtttgttgttgttgttgtttgtttgttcatttgtttagTGTTTTGATAGCCTGTTCATTACACAGAGCACAGCTTGGTGAGATtaaagcacttgaatagaccctaaacttcaaagcctcttttcttatTAATAGTACACACTTTtctggagtgtgtgctttctttccattatagGTTAGGATAATCTAcactgtactgtatacgccatttatttcgcgagtctaaattttctcGAAATTGGGAATTATCGACGATTTTGcgagttgttaaattcgcgattgtggagtcttgtactgaacggagaagagtacatgcatacatcacatctacatcgggatcagagtcaatattttcgcatgtctttaattttgcgaatagcacctgactcgcgaaattcgcgaaaataaaaacctcatgaaatattcggtgtatacagtatatccagggaggtgttacagagggAGATACGACTTTTACTCTCTGGACTAGCACTCTCACATCACAATAAAATTTTCCCCAGCTGCAGtttgctctctctttcaatgtggtGGCAAAAATTAATATATGTCTATAATGAATTCTTGGTATCGCCAATGCGCAGAAAATTTCTGTGCTCGCTGAGGAGCCgtgtcacagatgcactgtgggattcctcagTGCCATTGTTTGCTTCCGGTTGTCTCACGCGAGTCGCAGTTCCCATACGATTCAGTGGAGTTTTGTCTGCTTTTCCGTTGTTCCCCCTTTCTTATttggctataattcagcttaaaagagttgaaagtttctaagttttactgatttgcggtcactagagtcatggttcgCTACTGCAAAGCTTCAATGTGCTGGCCACACGATGGGAggcgaagaaatcttcaacgAAAAATACCTCTGAAGAAAGACAGAGTGTGATCTGAGTGCATGTGCAGCTAAAACTGGGGCAAGTTTGTCCCGTGAGTTATCCCAAAATGCATCGAAAAAGCTGCTCTGCGCACAGCACCTAGGTTTTGGTGATACCGAGAATTGGAGCAGAGAAttaaaatgcagtgtaaaactggtAATTTCAACAGcaaaaaagttgaaaacatACTGGAACATGCTTTTGTGGAgcactttatttgaaagatcacaGTATCCCAGATGAAAAGATCAAAAAGTATAAAATACACAAATGTGCACATCATGAAAAATATTCTTTAGTTTTTATGAAGACataattttcatatcatttcgaATTTGCACGTTGTACAGTATATGAGGAAGGACCAGAATTTCAGGTTTAAAACATTAACTTCTTTCCTATTAAAACCAATttgcatttcattaaaaaaaaaaaaattgtgaatgaAAAATAGCTTGTATTGCAGTAAAatgtgaaatgcgttcttcctCTCCAAACTTCATCTTGCAGCTACAATAGAGCTGTGTCAAGCATGATTTCAAAGCATATAAATGAATGTTTaatagacatcccattgtaatgCATTGAACCCAAACATATTTTATAACTAGAAAAGGACTcttgagagcgcagacctccgccaagcagctactttccatcgatgatcttgctcttcccaaagagatttttctcctctccacacCTGGGGAAAAGCtttttgggctcttccatagagatcagtgatttccacccataggtatacatgctgaaaaatcgcccgatttcgcaatatagaagcctttattacgtacgtcataaaccctcagatgcgcggcgcgccttgccctagcagaaactagaacaTGCACTTCAGTGCCcatttgaaaacctcaaaaatgcgcagcttgaactcccaagttcattgaccctacctgtcaaaatatcaaaaatccttcataaattcccccaaaattctcggatcactaccaaaatttaatcatctgttacttgtgtcattctcaacctttcttgtattaagtttcatccaaatccattaactactttttgagttattttgcacagggacaaacaaacaaacaaacaaacaaatcaacaagcCAACTGTAACGAAAACATACCCttctcccttggcggaggtaataatatttctgtttttttttctttatattacttggatacacacatgcacacacacgcacacacacacacaataacttccaaaccaagattctgtcaaTGACACCGTTGGTCAGTCAATGCCGTGTCCAGTACCAATTTGATTAGCATAAGACATCGGAATGCACCTTTCCCCATGTGAAGCTGAGCATACAATGTAAGTTGCAAGTTTCCATAGAATCCATACAGTATCTTTTGTTAATAGTcacatttaaaggcataatagaccttttgcagaagaaacaaaaacccagcattagtgctttaagatAGTTCCAAAAtgagagttagggatagaaacaaccactgtaaaaatttgagtcCGTATAATGGAAGTAACATGTAACTATTGTTAAAGacgcaaaatgtgaacagtagttataattaaaatgtttccagactaaaccactCCAGTTATGGTTTAATTAGAAAAATACTGACATCTCTTTATAGTTTAGGCtatattgcaaaaatcttatatggtaggatattttgtgatacaacagacctacaaatTATATGCGTATGCAAATGTGATATcgtgaacattttttgaaatcactgctcccaaaggtaaacagaatCTTTAAGTAGTGTGAAAAACTTGCAAGTCATGCTCAGTATTAATAGGAGAAGGTGCgatccaatgtcttttgttaatcaaatTACTCATGTAGCGGTGATGGGCAGATGGTGTCATCGACAGAATCTTGGCTCGGAAGAATTGTTGTGGTCGTATCCAAGTGCATGTTTGGAAAACTCCTTGACCACGTATTG
This window harbors:
- the LOC140234103 gene encoding uncharacterized protein; its protein translation is MEDLSRRRRSNWREAEVMALCQFVGMHKSALFGKAGHASVPVEKRKKRYWKKAAVHLRAVGFFREEEEVRRKWGDLKQRALKYKSARNATGGGSLEIKPLMEAVLEVLAKETVVGVMGQETEAGFSSSQSTNESGTDTASNLLKQLLEGAASSPVLPTISTPVQPPTPIIPDRPASLPPTSDPPATHPTASRPPATCLSEFPVPTPHPPTVHPPASQQLVELERERLIILRQQNSHLERIANSLDVIAAAMSAPNLC